From the Bacteroidota bacterium genome, the window AAATGCAAAAGGCGGACAATTATTTATCGGAAAAGATGATAACGGAAATATTGTTGGGATAGATAATTACAAACGACTTTTAGATGATTTGCCGAATAAAATTCAAAATCATCTTGGCATTTTATGTGAAGTAAATTTGCACGATGAAGGAAGCAAATATTATATTGAAATAGTTGTAAATCCTTATGATACACCTATTTCTTATCAAGGAAAATATCATTACAGATCCGGAAGCACAAAGCAAGAATTGAAGGGAAACGAACTTAATGAGTTCTTACTAAAAAAATCGGGAAAAACTTGGGGAGATATAATTGAACAAAAAGCTACTTTTGCAGATATTGATGAAAATTCCGTTGAAGTTTTCAAAAAAGAAGCAGTAAGAACAAAAAGATTACCGGCGATTGAACGCGAAAAAGACATAAAACAGATATTCAGAAACTTAAGGCTTGTTGAAGATGACAAATTAAAACGCGCAGCTGTTTTACTTTTTGGTAAAGAACCTTGCAATTTTTACATAAACGCTTATGCAAAAATTGGTAAATTCGGAAATTCAGACCATGATTTACAATCACAAGAAATCATTGAAGGAAGTGCTTTTTTGTTAGCTGATAAAATAATTGAGATACTTGACAAAAAATATTTTATAAAAGCAATTTCATATGACAAATTGCATCGTGTTGAAACACCTCCATATCCTTATGAAGCAATCAGAGAAGCCTTAATAAATGCAATAAT encodes:
- a CDS encoding transcriptional regulator yields the protein MPEQQNIEWKISWRDEFLKWICGFANAKGGQLFIGKDDNGNIVGIDNYKRLLDDLPNKIQNHLGILCEVNLHDEGSKYYIEIVVNPYDTPISYQGKYHYRSGSTKQELKGNELNEFLLKKSGKTWGDIIEQKATFADIDENSVEVFKKEAVRTKRLPAIEREKDIKQIFRNLRLVEDDKLKRAAVLLFGKEPCNFYINAYAKIGKFGNSDHDLQSQEIIEGSAFLLADKIIEILDKKYFIKAISYDKLHRVETPPYPYEAIREALINAIIHRNYFGPPIQISLYDNKIMIWNVGELPRQLSITDLKTKHSSYPKNQILADVFFKGGLIEAWGRGTLKIINECIKFGLPEPDIEILSGGICVTMYKNKLDEKFLSKLLLNERQKKAIKYLKVNERITNREYQELSDCSNRTASRDLSDMIKKKIIESSDKKGAGTFYQLIRTIKP